One part of the Eulemur rufifrons isolate Redbay chromosome 16, OSU_ERuf_1, whole genome shotgun sequence genome encodes these proteins:
- the ORMDL2 gene encoding ORM1-like protein 2, translating into MNVGVAHSEVNPNTRVMNSRGIWLAYIILVGLLHVVLLSIPFFSIPVVWTLTNVIHNLAMYVFLHTVKGTPFETPDQGKARLLTHWEQMDYGLQFTSSRKFLSISPIVLYLLASFYTKYDAAHFLINTASLLSVLLPKLPQFHGVRVFGINKY; encoded by the exons ATGAATGTGGGGGTGGCACACAGCGAAGTAAACCCCAACACTCGAGTGATGAATAGCCGGGGCATCTGGCTGGCCTACATCATCTTGGTAGGACTGCTGCATGTGGTTCTACTCAGCATCCCCTTCTTCAGCATTCCTGTTGTCTGGACTCTGACCAACGTCATCCATAACTTG gCAATGTATGTCTTCCTGCATACAGTGAAAGGGACACCTTTTGAAACCCCTGACCAAGGAAAGGCTCGGCTACTGACACACTGGGAACAGATGGACTATGGGCTCCAGTTTACCTCTTCCCGCAAGTTCCTCAGCATCTCTCCTATTGTGCT CTACCTCCTGGCCAGCTTCTACACCAAGTATGATGCTGCTCACTTCCTCATCAACACAGCCTCACTGCTCAGTGTACTGCTGCCTAAGTTGCCCCAATTCCATGGGGTTCGTGTCTTTGGCATCAACAAATACTGA
- the DNAJC14 gene encoding dnaJ homolog subfamily C member 14: MAQKHPGEGGLCGAHHSGGAPLRTLGPSVDPEILSFSGLRDSAETAPNGTRCLTEHSGPKYTQPPNPAHWSDPSHGPPRGPGPPRDGEDPDQSEASSEEESGVDQELSRENGAGYQEDGNPSFLSIPSACNCQGTPGIPEGPYSDGGDGSSSNFCHHCTSPALGDDEELEEEYDDEEPLKFPSDFSRVSSGKKPPSRKQRHRFPTKEDTREGGRRDPRSPGRHRLGRKRSQAGSQADKRRGLGLWGAEELCKLGQAGFRGLIKLLALVGEYVETCGHLIYACRQLKSSDLDLFRVWVGVWAGRLGGWAQVTFQFLSQGFYYGAGFFTRLLRLLGVALFLGCLQLGWRFMVGLGDRFGWRDKAIWLFSWLDSPALQRCLKLLRDSRLWQQLVRIVQWGWLELPWVKQRTNRQGNTPVASGRYCQPEEEVARLLTMAGVPEDELNPFHVLGVEATASDVELKKAYRQLAVMVHPDKNHHPRAEEAFKVLRAAWDIVSNAERRKEYEMKRMAENELSRSVNEFLSKLQDDLKEAMNTMMCSRCQGKHRRFEMDREPKSARYCAECDRRHPAEEGDFWAESSMWGLKITYFALMDGKVYDITEWAGCQRVGISPDTHRVPYHISFGSRIPGTSGRQRATPDSPPADLQDFLSRIFQVPPGQMSNGNFFAAPQPGPGATAASKPNSTVPKGEAKPKRRKKVRRPFQR, from the exons ATGGCCCAGAAGCACCCCGGAGAAGGAGGGTTGTGTGGAGCCCACCACAGTGGTGGTGCCCCCCTCAGGACTTTAGGACCCTCTGTGGACCCTGAAATACTTTCATTCTCAGGACTCAGGGACTCAGCAGAGACTGCTCCTAATGGTACCCGCTGCCTCACAGAGCACTCTGGTCCTAAGTATACACAGCCCCCAAACCCAGCCCATTGGTCGGATCCAAGCCATGGCCCCCCAAGGGGTCCAGGACCACCTAGGGACGGAGAGGACCCTGATCAGAGTGAAGCATCTTCAGAAGAAGAGTCAGGAGTGGACCAGGAACTCTCAAGGGAGAATGGGGCTGGTTACCAGGAGGATGGGaacccttcttttctttccattccatCTGCTTGCAACTGCCAGGGAACCCCTGGAATCCCTGAAGGGCCTTACTCTGACGGTGGAGATGGCTCTTCTAGCAACTTTTGCCACCATTGTACCTCTCCAGCCTTGGGGGATGATGAAGAGTTGGAAGAGGAATATGATGATGAGGAACCTCTTAAGTTCCCCAGTGATTTTTCACGTGTGTCCAGTGGAAAGAAACCTCCATCCCGCAAACAGCGGCACCGCTTTCCAACCAAGGAGGATACTCGGGAGGGTGGACGTAGAGATCCCAGATCGCCTGGTCGACATCGGCTAGGGCGGAAACGAAGTCAGGCAGGAAGTCAGGCAGATAAGCGCAGAGGCCTGGGATTGTGGGGAGCAGAGGAGCTGTGTAAGCTTGGACAGGCGGGTTTCCGGGGGCTGATTAAACTGCTGGCACTGGTGGGAGAGTACGTAGAAACTTGTGGCCATCTCATCTATGCATGCAGGCAGCTGAAAAGCAGTGATCTGGACCTTTTTCGAGTTTGGGTGGGAGTCTGGGCAGGGCGGCTAGGGGGCTGGGCCCAGGTGACGTTCCAATTTCTAAGCCAGGGGTTTTACTATGGGGCAGGGTTTTTTACCCGTCTCCTTAGGCTACTGGGTGTGGCCCTCTTTTTGGGCTGTCTACAGTTGGGATGGCGGTTTATGGTGGGACTGGGTGACCGATTTGGCTGGAGGGATAAGGCCATCTGGCTCTTCTCTTGGTTGGATTCTCCTGCCTTGCAGCGTTGCTTGAAGCTGTTGAGAGATAGCAGGCTATGGCAGCAGCTGGTAAGAATAGTTCAGTGGGGCTGGCTGGAGTTGCCTTGGGTCAAACAGAGGACTAATAGGCAGGGGAATACACCTGTAGCTAGTGGGCGCTACTGCCAGCCTGAAGAGGAAGTGGCTCGACTCTTGACCATGGCTGGGGTTCCTGAGGATGAGCTAAACCCTTTCCATGTGCTGGGGGTTGAAGCTACAGCATCAGATGTTGAACTGAAGAAGGCCTATAGACAGCTGGCAGTGATG GTTCATCCTGACAAAAATCATCATCCGAGGGCTGAGGAGGCCTTCAAGGTATTGCGGGCAGCTTGGGACATTGTCAGCAATGCTGAAAGGCGGAAGGAATATGAGAT GAAACGAATGGCAGAGAATGAGCTGAGCCGGTCAGTGAATGAGTTTCTGTCCAAGCTACAAGATGACCTCAAGGAGGCGATGAATACTATGATGTGTAGCCGATGCCAAGGAAAGCATAG GAGGTTTGAAATGGACCGGGAACCTAAGagtgccagatactgtgctgAGTGTGATAGGCGGCATCCCGCTGAAGAAGGAGACTTTTGGGCAGAGTCAAGCATGTGGGGCCTCAAGATCACCTACTTTGCATTGATGGATGGAAAGGTGTATGACATTACAG AGTGGGCTGGATGCCAGCGTGTAGGAATCTCCCCAGATACCCACAGAGTCCCCTATCACATCTCATTTGGTTCTCGGATCCCAGGCACCAGTGGGCGGCAGAG AGCCACCCCAGATTCCCCTCCTGCTGACCTTCAGGATTTCTTGAGCCGGATCTTTCAAGTACCTCCGGGCCAGATGTCCAATGGGAACTTCTTTGCAGCTcctcagcctgggcctggggccaCTGCAGCCTCTAAGCCTAACAGCACAGTACCCAAGGGAGAAGCCAAACCGAAGCGGCGGAAGAAAGTTAGGAGGCCCTTCCAACGTTGA
- the LOC138397036 gene encoding transmembrane protein 198-like: protein MEEALLPLAVMSDSRPFNQQLPEPPEPSCVLEPQENPELAPALVCALCCCFGIIYCCFGYRCFKAVMFLSGLLSGALVIFLLCHKERVLETQLSLEVSAGIALGIGLLCGLVTMLVRSVGLFLTGLLLGLTLGAGALLGTEPIYQPPSAWVPGGGLVGLALLGALLTLRWPRLFTTLGTALLGAAVLVACADYFLEGLALGSRLGQRLQALPALPPLCWYSWVLLGTWPALGALGALAQWKLMAEEHGGHDNVVLSHQRRHLQLLRIRQQEAKWHRTPSGVGLCESSYRRQSPLNARSPADSLAPSYLQSLRERQLGPGPQATTPHTILDLDSDCGSTVPLTTPSGSTQT from the exons ATGGAGGAAGCTTTGCTGCCCCTGGCTGTGATGTCTGACTCCAGGCCCTTTAATCAACAactcccagagcctccagaaccAAGTTGTGTTTTGGAACCCCAGGAAAATCCTGAACTGGCACCTGCCTTGGTGTGTGCCCTTTGCTGCTGTTTTGGAATCATCTACTGCTGCTTCG GCTACCGCTGCTTCAAGGCAGTGATGTTTCTCTCGGGCCTGCTGTCAGGAGCTCTGGTGATCTTCCTGCTGTGCCACAAGGAGCGAGTGCTGGAGACACAGCTGAGCCTGGAGGTGAGCGCGGGTATCGCGCTGGGCATTGGACTCCTCTGCGGTCTGGTCACCATGCTGGTTCGCAGTGTCGGACTCTTCCTGACTGGTCTCCTGCTAGGCCTCACCCTGGGTGCCGGGGCCCTGCTGGGCACCGAGCCCATCTACCAACCACCTTCAGCCTGGGTGCCAGGCGGGGGGCTGGTGGGGCTAGCACTGCTGGGAGCCCTGCTTACACTTCGGTGGCCACGTCTATTCACAACTCTGGGCACAGCCCTGCTGGGTGCTGCGGTGCTGGTGGCCTGTGCTGACTACTTCCTGGAGGGGCTAGCACTGGGCAGTCGGTTGGGCCAACGCCTGCAGGCACTTCCAGCCTTGCCTCCTCTCTGCTGGTATAGCTGGGTCTTGCTGGGGACCTGGCCAGCCTTGGGGGCCCTTGGGGCCCTGGCCCAGTGGAAGCTCATGGCTGAGGAACATGGAGGCCACGACAACG TGGTCTTGAGCCACCAGCGGAGGCATCTCCAACTCCTTCGGATCCGTCAACAAGAGGCCAAGTGGCACCGGACACCCTCTGGGGTGGGGCTTTGTGAGAGCAGCTATCGGCGCCAGTCCCCGCTCAATGCCCGGAGCCCTGCTGACAGTCTGGCTCCA AGTTATCTTCAGAGTCTTCGAGAGCGCCAATTGGGACCAGGCCCCCAGGCCACAACCCCTCACACCATTCTGGACCTGGATTCTGACTGTGGTTCCACTGTACCCCTCACCACACCTTCTGGTTCTACCCAGACCTGA
- the MMP19 gene encoding matrix metalloproteinase-19 isoform X1, which produces MDWRQLWLGFLLPMTVSRRALGPAEKEAAEYLLQYGYLQKPLEGPDNFRPEDITEALRAFQEASELPVSGQLDDATRDRMRQPRCGLEDPFNQKTLKYLLLGRWRKKQLTFRILNLPSSLPPHTARKALLQAFQYWSNVVPLTFREVQAGWADIRLSFHGRQSPYCSNTFDGPGRVLAHADIPELGSVHFDEDELWTEGTYRGVNLRIIAAHELGHALGLGHSRYTRALMAPVYAGYRPYFKLHPDDVAGIQALYGKKSPDTRDEEEEETELPTVSPVPTEPSPMPDPCSGELDAMMLGPRGKTYAFKGNYVWTVTDSGPGPLFRVSDLWEGLPGNLDAAVYSPRTQWIHFFKGDKVWRYINFKLSPGFPKKLNRVDPNLDAALYWPFNQKVFLFKGSGYWQWDELARTDFSHYPKPIKKLFTGVPDQPSAAMSWRDGRVYFFKGKEYWRLNQQLQVEKGYPRNIAHNWMHCHSQTLDVTPSSGDTTPSATGTTLDTTPSATDTTLNTVNSPTDTISHRLHCPYISC; this is translated from the exons ATGGACTGGCGGCAGCTGTGGCTGGGTTTCCTACTCCCCATGACAGTGTCACGCCGGGCCCTGGGGCCTGCAGAGAAGGAGGCAGCT GAGTACCTGTTGCAATATGGATACCTACAGAAGCCTCTAGAAGGACCTGATAACTTCAGGCCAGAAGATATCACCgaggctctgag AGCTTTTCAGGAAGCATCTGAATTGCCAGTCTCAGGTCAGCTGGATGATGCCACAAGGGACCGCATGAGGCAGCCTCGCTGTGGCCTAGAGGACCCCTTCAACCAGAAGACCCTTAAATACCTGCTGCTGG GCCGCTGGAGAAAGAAGCAACTGACCTTTCGCATCTTGAAcctgccctccagcctcccaccccacacagccCGGAAAGCCCTGCTTCAAGCCTTCCAATACTGGAGCAATGTGGTCCCCTTGACATTCCGGGAGGTGCAGGCTGGCTGGGCTGACATCCGCCTCTCCTTTCATGGTCGCCAAAGCCCCTATTGCTCCAATACTTTTGACGGGCCTG GGAGGGTCTTGGCACACGCCGACATCCCAGAGCTGGGCAGCGTGCACTTCGATGAAGATGAGCTCTGGACTGAGGGGACCTACAGGGGGGTGAACTTGCGCATCATTGCAGCCCATGAACTGGGCCATGCCCTGGGGCTTGGACACTCCCGATATACCCGGGCACTCATGGCCCCTGTCTACGCTGGCTACCGGCCCTACTTCAAGCTGCACCCAGATGATGTGGCAGGGATCCAGGCTCTCTATG GCAAGAAGAGCCCAGATACAAgggatgaggaagaagaagagacgGAACTACCCACTGTATCTCCAGTGCCCACAGAACCCAGTCCCATGCCAGACCCCTGCAGTGGTGAACTGGATGCCATGATGCTGG GGCCCCGTGGGAAGACCTATGCTTTCAAGGGGAACTATGTGTGGACTGTGACAGATTCAGGGCCGGGGCCCTTATTCCGAGTGTCTGACCTTTGGGAGGGGCTCCCGGGAAACCTGGATGCTGCTGTCTACTCTCCTCGAACACAATGGATTCACTTCTTTAAGG GAGACAAGGTGTGGCGTTACATTAATTTCAAGCTGTCTCCTGGCTTCCCCAAGAAGTTGAACAGGGTAGACCCTAACCTGGATGCAGCTCTTTATTGGCCTTTCAACCAAAAGGTGTTTCTCTTTAAG GGCTCCGGGTACTGGCAGTGGGACGAGCTAGCCCGCACTGACTTCAGCCACTACCCCAAACCAATCAAGAAGTTGTTTACGGGAGTGCCAGACCAGCCCTCGGCTGCTATGAGTTGGCGGGATGGCCGAGTCTACTTCTTCAAGGGCAAAGAGTACTGGCGCCTCAACCAGCAGCTTCAAGTAGAGAAAGGCTATCCCAGAAATATCGCCCACAACTGGATGCACTGTCATTCTCAGACTCTAGATGTTACCCCGTCGAGTGGAGACACCACTCCTTCAGCTACAGGCACAACCTTGGACACCACTCCCTCAGCCACAGATACCACCTTGAACACTGTCAACTCACCCACAGATACAATCAGCCATAGGCTCCACTGCCCTTATATTTCCTGCTAA
- the MMP19 gene encoding matrix metalloproteinase-19 isoform X2 translates to MDWRQLWLGFLLPMTVSRRALGPAEKEAAEYLLQYGYLQKPLEGPDNFRPEDITEALRAFQEASELPVSGQLDDATRDRMRQPRCGLEDPFNQKTLKYLLLGRWRKKQLTFRILNLPSSLPPHTARKALLQAFQYWSNVVPLTFREVQAGWADIRLSFHGRQSPYCSNTFDGPGKKSPDTRDEEEEETELPTVSPVPTEPSPMPDPCSGELDAMMLGPRGKTYAFKGNYVWTVTDSGPGPLFRVSDLWEGLPGNLDAAVYSPRTQWIHFFKGDKVWRYINFKLSPGFPKKLNRVDPNLDAALYWPFNQKVFLFKGSGYWQWDELARTDFSHYPKPIKKLFTGVPDQPSAAMSWRDGRVYFFKGKEYWRLNQQLQVEKGYPRNIAHNWMHCHSQTLDVTPSSGDTTPSATGTTLDTTPSATDTTLNTVNSPTDTISHRLHCPYISC, encoded by the exons ATGGACTGGCGGCAGCTGTGGCTGGGTTTCCTACTCCCCATGACAGTGTCACGCCGGGCCCTGGGGCCTGCAGAGAAGGAGGCAGCT GAGTACCTGTTGCAATATGGATACCTACAGAAGCCTCTAGAAGGACCTGATAACTTCAGGCCAGAAGATATCACCgaggctctgag AGCTTTTCAGGAAGCATCTGAATTGCCAGTCTCAGGTCAGCTGGATGATGCCACAAGGGACCGCATGAGGCAGCCTCGCTGTGGCCTAGAGGACCCCTTCAACCAGAAGACCCTTAAATACCTGCTGCTGG GCCGCTGGAGAAAGAAGCAACTGACCTTTCGCATCTTGAAcctgccctccagcctcccaccccacacagccCGGAAAGCCCTGCTTCAAGCCTTCCAATACTGGAGCAATGTGGTCCCCTTGACATTCCGGGAGGTGCAGGCTGGCTGGGCTGACATCCGCCTCTCCTTTCATGGTCGCCAAAGCCCCTATTGCTCCAATACTTTTGACGGGCCTG GCAAGAAGAGCCCAGATACAAgggatgaggaagaagaagagacgGAACTACCCACTGTATCTCCAGTGCCCACAGAACCCAGTCCCATGCCAGACCCCTGCAGTGGTGAACTGGATGCCATGATGCTGG GGCCCCGTGGGAAGACCTATGCTTTCAAGGGGAACTATGTGTGGACTGTGACAGATTCAGGGCCGGGGCCCTTATTCCGAGTGTCTGACCTTTGGGAGGGGCTCCCGGGAAACCTGGATGCTGCTGTCTACTCTCCTCGAACACAATGGATTCACTTCTTTAAGG GAGACAAGGTGTGGCGTTACATTAATTTCAAGCTGTCTCCTGGCTTCCCCAAGAAGTTGAACAGGGTAGACCCTAACCTGGATGCAGCTCTTTATTGGCCTTTCAACCAAAAGGTGTTTCTCTTTAAG GGCTCCGGGTACTGGCAGTGGGACGAGCTAGCCCGCACTGACTTCAGCCACTACCCCAAACCAATCAAGAAGTTGTTTACGGGAGTGCCAGACCAGCCCTCGGCTGCTATGAGTTGGCGGGATGGCCGAGTCTACTTCTTCAAGGGCAAAGAGTACTGGCGCCTCAACCAGCAGCTTCAAGTAGAGAAAGGCTATCCCAGAAATATCGCCCACAACTGGATGCACTGTCATTCTCAGACTCTAGATGTTACCCCGTCGAGTGGAGACACCACTCCTTCAGCTACAGGCACAACCTTGGACACCACTCCCTCAGCCACAGATACCACCTTGAACACTGTCAACTCACCCACAGATACAATCAGCCATAGGCTCCACTGCCCTTATATTTCCTGCTAA
- the MMP19 gene encoding matrix metalloproteinase-19 isoform X3 — protein sequence MDWRQLWLGFLLPMTVSRRALGPAEKEAAEYLLQYGYLQKPLEGPDNFRPEDITEALRAFQEASELPVSGQLDDATRDRMRQPRCGLEDPFNQKTLKYLLLGRWRKKQLTFRILNLPSSLPPHTARKALLQAFQYWSNVVPLTFREVQAGWADIRLSFHGRQSPYCSNTFDGPGKKSPDTRDEEEEETELPTVSPVPTEPSPMPDPCSGELDAMMLGEALSLQTVGRQLGQPTDPEAWTNGNDMGLQHEQWRAPWEDLCFQGELCVDCDRFRAGALIPSV from the exons ATGGACTGGCGGCAGCTGTGGCTGGGTTTCCTACTCCCCATGACAGTGTCACGCCGGGCCCTGGGGCCTGCAGAGAAGGAGGCAGCT GAGTACCTGTTGCAATATGGATACCTACAGAAGCCTCTAGAAGGACCTGATAACTTCAGGCCAGAAGATATCACCgaggctctgag AGCTTTTCAGGAAGCATCTGAATTGCCAGTCTCAGGTCAGCTGGATGATGCCACAAGGGACCGCATGAGGCAGCCTCGCTGTGGCCTAGAGGACCCCTTCAACCAGAAGACCCTTAAATACCTGCTGCTGG GCCGCTGGAGAAAGAAGCAACTGACCTTTCGCATCTTGAAcctgccctccagcctcccaccccacacagccCGGAAAGCCCTGCTTCAAGCCTTCCAATACTGGAGCAATGTGGTCCCCTTGACATTCCGGGAGGTGCAGGCTGGCTGGGCTGACATCCGCCTCTCCTTTCATGGTCGCCAAAGCCCCTATTGCTCCAATACTTTTGACGGGCCTG GCAAGAAGAGCCCAGATACAAgggatgaggaagaagaagagacgGAACTACCCACTGTATCTCCAGTGCCCACAGAACCCAGTCCCATGCCAGACCCCTGCAGTGGTGAACTGGATGCCATGATGCTGGGTGAGGCCCTTTCCCTCCAGACTGTTGGCAGGCAGTTGGGGCAGCCCACTGACCCTGAGGCCTGGACAAACGGGAATGACATGGGACTTCAGCATGAGCAATGGAG GGCCCCGTGGGAAGACCTATGCTTTCAAGGGGAACTATGTGTGGACTGTGACAGATTCAGGGCCGGGGCCCTTATTCCGAGTGTCTGA